One Romboutsia sp. 13368 genomic window carries:
- a CDS encoding alpha-amylase family glycosyl hydrolase, with protein sequence LFSKKQPDLNWKNEDMRNEIYKMINWWLDKGIDGFR encoded by the coding sequence TTTATTTAGCAAAAAACAACCAGATTTAAACTGGAAAAATGAAGATATGAGAAATGAAATATATAAGATGATAAATTGGTGGTTAGATAAAGGAATAGATGGTTTTAGAG
- a CDS encoding MarR family winged helix-turn-helix transcriptional regulator, with protein sequence MENFNWIYMIEKMQDIKLFSRTIIRRATKEYEMPAQHLELLSQLIIHKDGMTPMSLSKIMGVNKTIISRIIDNLNKGGYLTKTQDTKDKRSYIVSITDLGIEQVQKIYEYYLSPIYELRRILGDEDFLNLMNYIEKVNTKMNEERKEIL encoded by the coding sequence ATGGAAAATTTTAATTGGATTTATATGATAGAAAAAATGCAAGATATAAAATTATTTAGCAGAACAATTATACGTCGTGCTACTAAAGAATACGAAATGCCAGCACAACACCTAGAATTGTTATCTCAACTTATAATACATAAAGATGGCATGACCCCAATGAGCCTTAGTAAAATAATGGGTGTTAATAAAACAATTATAAGTAGAATAATAGATAATTTAAACAAAGGCGGGTATTTAACAAAAACACAAGATACAAAGGATAAAAGAAGCTACATTGTTTCAATTACTGATTTAGGTATAGAACAAGTACAAAAAATATATGAATATTATTTAAGCCCAATCTATGAATTACGTAGAATATTAGGTGATGAAGATTTTTTAAATTTAATGAATTATATAGAAAAAGTGAATACAAAAATGAATGAAGAAAGAAAGGAGATATTATAA
- a CDS encoding calcium-translocating P-type ATPase, PMCA-type: MYYKQKYIESIESLKSNINGLTSEEIKKRLEKVGYNELKEGNKVPTWKLFLESFKDPLIIILLIAAIVQIFLGEVVESVIIFIVIILNSVLGITQTKKAEGSLESLKKLSAPKAKVIRDNQKQTIDGRELVPGDIVILEAGDYIPADGRIIEAQTLKIVEGMLTGESEPVLKHNEKIDEDVTIGDQKNMVFSGSLVVYGRGTFVVTSTGMNTEMGKVASLLETAENKQTPLQEKLDDFGKKLGVFIVAIAAIIFLIQVIRNFMDGSDIPRSRIIIDSFMFAIAVAVAAIPEALSSIVTIVLSVGTNDMAKKQAIIRKLPAVETLGSTSIICTDKTGTLTQNKMTVVDFYMYETPKVNMEPQNINYSYQSKTLTVASAICNDSNINNEGKEIGDPTEVALIKFANSRHLDYNTLRDRYNRLSEIPFDSDRKLMSTVNNIHGNVYMFTKGAPDVVFDRCKYAMVDGDTIDINEDIINEYKRVNEEFSNKALRVLAFAIKDVEDDNFVPTLEDEDDLTLVGLMAMIDPPREEVYDAVKEAKSAGIKTIMITGDHKTTAAAIAKDIGIMSEGDMALTGQELDALSDEELDEKLEHIPVYARVSPENKIRIVKAWQKKGQITAMTGDGVNDSPALKQADIGIAMGSGTDVAKDASAMILVDDNFATIVNAVEVGRTVYKNIKKSITYLFAGNFAGILAILFAVFVDWANPFTTLQLLFINLVTDSLPAIALGFEKPEKNVMSHAPRDPNESILAGGTIQAVLYRGIVIGIMVIIAQFIGRKTNPYLGTAMAFSTITLCRILQTLPARSNEYTLKELGVFSNMYVIYAVIACLVIYGVTLLPFMRPIFDIPGEFGISELGICLLLAIISTLLLEVIKFRKSNVK; encoded by the coding sequence GTGTACTATAAACAAAAATACATAGAGTCTATAGAATCTCTTAAATCAAATATAAATGGATTAACTAGCGAAGAAATAAAAAAGAGATTAGAAAAAGTAGGATACAACGAACTTAAAGAAGGAAATAAAGTTCCAACTTGGAAGTTATTTTTAGAAAGCTTTAAAGACCCTTTAATAATAATACTTTTAATTGCAGCTATTGTTCAAATATTTTTAGGTGAAGTAGTAGAGTCTGTAATTATATTTATAGTTATAATACTTAACTCAGTATTAGGTATAACACAAACTAAGAAAGCAGAAGGTTCTTTAGAAAGCTTAAAAAAGTTATCTGCACCAAAAGCTAAAGTAATAAGAGATAATCAAAAGCAAACTATAGATGGTAGAGAATTAGTACCAGGGGACATAGTAATACTTGAAGCAGGAGACTATATACCTGCAGATGGTAGAATAATAGAGGCTCAAACCTTAAAAATAGTAGAAGGTATGCTAACAGGAGAATCAGAGCCAGTACTTAAACATAACGAGAAGATAGATGAAGATGTTACAATAGGTGACCAAAAGAACATGGTATTTAGTGGTTCTTTAGTTGTATATGGTAGAGGTACATTTGTAGTTACTTCTACTGGAATGAATACAGAAATGGGTAAGGTAGCAAGCCTACTTGAAACTGCAGAAAATAAGCAAACACCACTTCAAGAAAAGTTAGATGATTTTGGTAAAAAGCTTGGAGTATTTATAGTAGCTATAGCTGCAATTATATTTTTAATTCAAGTTATAAGAAACTTTATGGATGGCTCAGATATACCTCGAAGTAGAATTATAATAGACTCATTTATGTTTGCAATAGCAGTAGCAGTAGCAGCCATTCCAGAAGCACTATCATCTATTGTTACAATAGTTTTATCTGTTGGAACAAATGATATGGCTAAAAAACAAGCTATAATTAGAAAACTACCAGCAGTTGAAACCTTAGGTTCTACTAGCATAATATGTACAGATAAAACAGGAACCTTAACTCAAAATAAAATGACAGTAGTAGATTTTTATATGTATGAAACTCCTAAAGTAAATATGGAACCTCAAAATATAAATTATTCATATCAATCTAAGACATTAACTGTTGCATCAGCTATATGTAATGATTCAAATATAAATAATGAAGGTAAGGAAATAGGGGACCCAACTGAGGTTGCATTAATAAAGTTTGCTAATAGTAGACATTTAGACTATAACACCTTAAGAGATAGATATAATAGATTAAGCGAAATACCATTTGATAGTGATAGAAAGCTTATGTCTACAGTAAATAATATACATGGAAATGTATATATGTTTACTAAAGGAGCACCTGATGTAGTATTTGATAGATGTAAATATGCAATGGTAGATGGAGATACTATAGATATAAATGAAGATATAATTAATGAATATAAAAGGGTTAATGAAGAATTTTCAAATAAAGCTTTAAGGGTACTTGCATTTGCTATAAAAGATGTTGAAGATGATAACTTTGTACCAACACTTGAGGATGAAGATGATTTAACTTTAGTAGGTCTAATGGCTATGATAGACCCACCAAGAGAAGAAGTATATGATGCGGTTAAAGAAGCTAAAAGTGCAGGTATAAAAACTATTATGATAACAGGAGACCATAAAACTACAGCAGCTGCTATAGCTAAAGATATAGGTATAATGAGTGAAGGCGATATGGCTTTAACTGGACAAGAGCTAGATGCCCTTAGTGATGAAGAACTAGATGAAAAGCTAGAACATATCCCAGTATATGCAAGAGTTTCTCCTGAAAATAAAATTCGTATAGTTAAGGCTTGGCAGAAAAAAGGTCAAATAACAGCCATGACAGGTGATGGGGTAAATGACTCACCTGCATTAAAACAAGCTGATATAGGTATAGCTATGGGAAGTGGTACAGATGTAGCAAAAGATGCATCAGCTATGATACTAGTTGATGATAACTTTGCAACTATAGTAAATGCGGTTGAAGTAGGTAGAACTGTATATAAAAACATAAAAAAATCTATAACATATCTTTTTGCAGGAAACTTTGCAGGAATACTTGCCATATTATTTGCAGTATTTGTAGACTGGGCAAATCCATTTACAACATTACAGCTACTATTTATAAATTTAGTAACAGACTCATTACCAGCTATAGCTTTAGGATTTGAGAAACCTGAAAAGAATGTAATGTCACATGCACCAAGGGACCCTAATGAAAGTATCTTAGCAGGTGGAACTATACAGGCTGTGTTATATAGAGGTATAGTAATAGGTATAATGGTTATAATAGCTCAATTTATAGGAAGAAAAACTAATCCTTATCTTGGAACGGCAATGGCATTTTCTACTATAACACTATGTAGAATATTACAAACTCTACCAGCTAGATCTAACGAATATACATTAAAGGAACTTGGAGTATTTTCTAATATGTATGTAATATATGCAGTGATAGCATGTTTAGTAATATACGGAGTTACACTATTACCTTTTATGAGACCTATATTTGATATTCCAGGAGAATTTGGTATTAGCGAATTAGGAATATGCTTATTATTGGCTATAATATCTACGCTGTTACTAGAAGTTATTAAATTTAGAAAATCTAATGTAAAATAA
- a CDS encoding GNAT family N-acetyltransferase — translation MIKTVKLSKFNGEICENLYANVLLIGASSFNDITILFNKVINAMSNKNWLKFRDAQYLLNVINKGGFIVGCYVENTLVACAICEPPSGDYLNNLYEIGMTDDEINSTYVSGYVMVDPLYRGNSLHKILLETRIEESIARGKSNILTAVAAENVYSLRTILSLGFEIKLQRENQHGINRYILLKKLDTTLPKENEIIA, via the coding sequence TTGATAAAGACTGTAAAATTATCTAAATTCAACGGAGAGATTTGTGAAAACTTATATGCTAATGTGCTTTTAATAGGAGCATCTAGTTTTAATGATATAACAATATTATTTAATAAAGTAATAAATGCAATGTCAAATAAAAATTGGCTTAAGTTTCGTGATGCACAATACTTATTAAATGTTATAAATAAAGGTGGATTTATAGTTGGTTGTTATGTTGAAAATACTTTAGTAGCATGTGCTATTTGCGAACCTCCAAGTGGAGATTATTTAAACAATCTTTATGAAATTGGTATGACTGATGATGAAATCAATTCAACATATGTATCTGGATATGTAATGGTAGACCCTCTTTATAGAGGTAATTCATTACACAAGATACTGCTTGAAACTAGAATTGAAGAATCTATCGCTAGAGGTAAGAGTAATATATTAACTGCTGTTGCTGCAGAAAATGTATATAGCTTAAGAACTATTTTAAGCTTAGGCTTTGAAATAAAACTTCAGAGAGAAAATCAGCACGGGATAAATAGATACATTTTATTAAAGAAATTAGATACTACTTTACCTAAAGAAAATGAAATAATAGCATAA
- a CDS encoding ABC transporter permease: MSVIKSSLTNLKGHKLRVFITLIWIIIGITSSILVSSIGNGLKKEVIDSVNSLNPNKTRIYFEPNDSNMVNMESFLNPFKLEDIDELSFIDGVERISSSQDDFSIGSMYYGDAYFNKKTTYVEIKEFKAEDKLLPVYGRSFSYDDTNRKVIIITLQNAIDLFGKAENAIGKGISINNHIYEVIGIVNESSIKSDKEANMYYDDINYITSYMPSKAFNNLMNEFSYPQEIYSLDLVVSKGYDINEVSENVINKLYELHPDINGSYNIEDPTEATKELESLISTINKFVTLITAISMFVGGVGVMNIMYVSVMERQREIGIRRAIGAKPLDILIQFLVEAIFITVLGGIIGILIGFIVVNYASSYLPFKAIPNINSLLFASMTTVVTGTVFGIVPAIKASKLDPIKAIYK, from the coding sequence ATGAGTGTAATTAAAAGTTCTTTAACAAATTTAAAAGGTCATAAGTTACGTGTATTCATTACTCTGATTTGGATTATAATTGGTATAACCTCATCTATACTTGTTAGCTCTATAGGAAATGGTTTAAAGAAAGAAGTTATAGATTCTGTAAATAGTTTAAATCCAAATAAAACTAGGATATACTTTGAACCTAACGATTCTAATATGGTTAATATGGAAAGCTTTTTAAATCCATTTAAACTAGAAGATATAGATGAGTTATCATTTATAGATGGGGTTGAAAGAATCAGTTCTAGTCAAGATGATTTTAGTATTGGGTCTATGTATTATGGCGATGCATATTTCAATAAAAAGACTACATATGTAGAAATTAAAGAATTTAAAGCTGAAGATAAACTATTACCAGTATACGGTAGAAGCTTTTCTTATGATGATACTAATAGAAAAGTCATAATAATCACTTTACAAAATGCAATTGATTTATTTGGTAAGGCAGAAAATGCTATAGGTAAAGGGATAAGTATAAATAATCAYATATAYGAGGTTATTGGTATTGTTAATGAAAGTTCTATAAAAAGTGATAAAGAAGCTAATATGTATTATGACGATATAAACTATATTACTTCATATATGCCAAGTAAGGCATTTAATAACTTAATGAATGAGTTTTCATATCCTCAGGAGATATATTCTCTAGATTTAGTAGTATCTAAAGGATATGATATTAATGAAGTTTCTGAAAATGTTATAAACAAATTATATGAACTTCATCCAGATATAAATGGTTCATATAATATTGAAGATCCTACTGAAGCTACTAAAGAGCTTGAGTCTTTGATATCTACTATAAATAAATTTGTAACTCTTATAACTGCTATTTCTATGTTTGTTGGTGGAGTTGGTGTTATGAATATAATGTATGTATCTGTAATGGAAAGACAAAGAGAAATAGGTATTAGACGTGCTATTGGAGCTAAGCCTTTAGATATATTAATACAGTTTTTAGTTGAGGCAATATTTATAACTGTGCTAGGTGGTATAATCGGTATATTAATTGGATTTATAGTTGTTAATTATGCATCTAGCTATTTACCATTTAAAGCAATACCTAATATAAATAGCTTATTATTTGCAAGTATGACTACTGTAGTTACTGGTACTGTATTTGGTATTGTTCCAGCTATTAAAGCATCTAAATTAGATCCTATTAAAGCTATTTATAAATAA
- a CDS encoding dihydroorotase, which yields MILIKNGRVVDPKSKRDEVLDIIIKGDKISKIGKFESTNEYKKVIDASNCIVSPGLIDVHVHFRDPGFTHKEDIKTGSLSAAKGGFTTVVCMANTNPIVDNKETLEYIKEKAKLSPINVLQACAITKGFKGEELVDMKALKECGAVGFTDDGLPIMDSDVIYKAMLKAKELDVPLSFHEEDPSLITVAGINEGEISKKLGISGASNIAEDVMVARDCMIAIKTGAKVNIQHISSGVSVETVRMAKKLGANVYAEATPHHFTLTEEDVLTYGTNAKMNPPLRTEFDKNKIIEGLKDDTIEIIATDHAPHTYDEKNVEFAKAPSGIVGLETALALGVTNLVKKGHLSMIKLLEKMTINPAKLYNLDCGYIKEGAVADLVIFNENESYEVNNFASKSSNSPFIGHKLYGKINYTICRGNIVYEDK from the coding sequence ATGATACTTATAAAAAACGGTAGAGTAGTTGACCCAAAAAGTAAAAGAGATGAAGTATTAGATATAATCATAAAAGGAGATAAAATATCTAAAATAGGTAAATTTGAATCTACAAACGAATATAAAAAAGTTATAGATGCAAGTAATTGTATAGTTTCACCAGGACTTATAGATGTTCATGTTCATTTTAGAGATCCAGGATTTACTCATAAAGAAGATATAAAAACAGGTTCATTATCAGCTGCTAAAGGTGGATTTACAACAGTAGTATGTATGGCAAATACTAATCCTATAGTTGATAACAAAGAAACTTTAGAATATATAAAAGAAAAAGCTAAATTATCACCTATAAATGTTTTACAAGCATGTGCGATAACGAAAGGATTTAAAGGTGAAGAATTAGTAGATATGAAAGCTCTTAAGGAATGTGGAGCAGTTGGATTTACAGATGATGGACTTCCAATAATGGATAGTGATGTTATATATAAAGCAATGTTAAAAGCAAAAGAGCTTGACGTACCTCTTAGCTTCCATGAAGAAGATCCTTCTCTTATAACTGTAGCAGGAATAAATGAAGGTGAAATATCTAAAAAGTTAGGAATATCTGGAGCTAGTAATATTGCAGAAGATGTTATGGTAGCAAGGGACTGTATGATAGCTATAAAAACAGGAGCAAAAGTAAATATACAACATATAAGCTCTGGAGTATCTGTTGAAACTGTAAGAATGGCTAAAAAATTAGGAGCGAATGTATATGCAGAGGCAACACCTCATCATTTTACTTTAACAGAAGAAGATGTATTAACTTATGGTACAAATGCTAAAATGAATCCTCCTTTAAGAACTGAATTTGATAAGAATAAAATAATAGAAGGGCTTAAAGATGATACTATTGAAATAATAGCAACTGACCATGCACCTCATACTTATGATGAGAAAAATGTAGAGTTTGCTAAAGCTCCAAGTGGAATAGTAGGTCTTGAAACTGCATTAGCTCTTGGTGTAACTAACTTAGTAAAAAAAGGTCATTTAAGTATGATAAAATTACTTGAAAAGATGACTATAAATCCAGCTAAGCTTTATAATCTTGACTGTGGATATATAAAAGAAGGAGCAGTAGCTGATTTAGTAATATTTAATGAAAATGAAAGCTATGAGGTAAATAATTTTGCTTCTAAGTCTTCTAACTCTCCATTTATAGGACATAAATTATACGGAAAAATAAATTACACTATATGTAGAGGTAATATAGTGTATGAGGATAAATAA
- a CDS encoding ABC transporter ATP-binding protein, which yields MNSLIKLKDINKYYKVGKEKFHVLKSLNIDIEEGDFVMIMGKSGSGKTTLLNVLAFLDKFDDGSYFFNYENVSNLNENQRSTFRNKHIGFIFQQFNLIETLNVYQNIELPLIYDGKLDKSERENIIKEKLEQVGLLDKIKSMPLQLSGGQQQRIAIARSLVNNPKLIFADEPTGALDSETSNDIMELLKDLNNQGKTIIMVTHDADLIKYATKVIKLKDGVLYEEANYECN from the coding sequence GTGAATAGTCTAATAAAGCTTAAAGATATTAATAAATACTATAAGGTGGGTAAAGAAAAATTTCATGTTTTAAAATCATTAAATATTGATATAGAAGAAGGCGATTTTGTAATGATAATGGGTAAATCAGGTAGCGGTAAAACTACATTACTTAATGTCCTAGCCTTTTTAGATAAATTTGATGATGGTTCATACTTTTTTAATTATGAAAATGTAAGTAATTTAAATGAAAATCAACGTTCTACATTTAGAAATAAACATATTGGATTTATTTTTCAACAATTTAATTTAATTGAAACATTAAATGTTTATCAAAATATTGAACTTCCACTAATTTATGATGGTAAGTTAGATAAATCAGAAAGAGAAAATATAATAAAAGAAAAATTAGAACAAGTTGGCCTATTAGATAAAATTAAAAGCATGCCTTTACAACTTTCTGGAGGTCAACAGCAACGTATAGCTATAGCTAGATCATTAGTTAATAACCCTAAGCTTATATTTGCTGATGAACCTACTGGTGCATTAGATAGTGAAACTAGTAATGATATTATGGAACTTTTAAAAGATTTAAATAATCAAGGTAAAACTATAATAATGGTTACACATGATGCTGATTTAATAAAATACGCTACTAAGGTTATAAAGCTTAAAGATGGTGTTTTATATGAGGAGGCTAACTATGAGTGTAATTAA
- a CDS encoding VanW family protein — MYKYKLAHKFTLILSLLIILMLTTGMQKPNNNFNGNIFKNIYIEQINVGKLKVNEAKEIIEKKYSPKTIYIKYNDKTWTINPSDIDLDYNIDDAVKKAYSYTRSDSKFENIKRKCDLEINKPYNIDLLATYNEYKLSKIISTIQEQINKNVQQATIQISDSGQITTTPSKEGIEVDISSLKEQIYDMIKSKSLKDIQLPIKIIKPTITTEHVKSINSVLGQFSTSFNDHSARGSNIYVAGKSTSDILIMPSDLFSYNKATGARTWSNGYKTAKVIVGGRYINGEGGGVCQVSTTIYNAALISGLDIVEVHNHTYPSHYVAKGRDAAVSYGYIDLKFKNNFAHPIYIKNIVSNGAITSKIYGHSKDREKLYIKTQESRDKDNIIVKTYRVFLGEENNKIREELVSENKYKIKK, encoded by the coding sequence ATGTATAAATATAAATTAGCACATAAGTTTACCTTAATATTATCTTTACTTATAATTTTAATGTTAACAACAGGGATGCAAAAGCCAAATAACAACTTTAATGGAAACATATTTAAAAATATATATATTGAGCAAATAAATGTAGGTAAACTAAAAGTAAATGAAGCTAAAGAGATTATAGAGAAAAAGTACTCACCAAAAACAATATATATAAAATATAATGATAAAACATGGACTATAAATCCTAGTGACATAGATTTAGATTATAATATAGACGATGCAGTAAAAAAAGCATATTCATATACTAGAAGTGACAGTAAATTTGAAAATATAAAAAGAAAATGTGATTTAGAAATAAATAAACCATATAATATAGATTTATTAGCAACATATAATGAATATAAGCTAAGTAAAATTATATCAACTATTCAAGAGCAAATAAATAAAAATGTACAACAAGCAACTATACAAATATCAGATAGTGGTCAAATAACGACTACACCATCAAAGGAAGGTATAGAGGTTGACATTTCAAGTTTAAAAGAACAAATATATGATATGATAAAATCTAAATCACTAAAAGATATACAATTACCTATAAAAATCATAAAGCCTACAATTACTACAGAGCATGTAAAATCTATAAATAGTGTTTTAGGTCAATTTAGTACGAGCTTTAATGACCATAGTGCGAGAGGAAGTAATATATATGTTGCTGGAAAAAGTACTAGTGATATACTTATAATGCCTTCAGATTTATTTTCTTATAATAAAGCTACAGGTGCTAGAACATGGAGTAATGGTTATAAAACAGCAAAAGTAATAGTAGGTGGTCGTTATATAAATGGAGAAGGTGGAGGAGTATGTCAAGTATCAACAACAATATATAATGCAGCTTTAATATCAGGTCTTGATATAGTGGAAGTTCATAATCATACATATCCATCACACTATGTAGCAAAAGGAAGAGATGCTGCTGTATCTTATGGATATATTGATTTAAAGTTTAAAAATAATTTTGCTCATCCTATATATATAAAGAATATAGTTTCTAATGGAGCAATAACATCTAAAATATACGGTCATAGTAAAGATAGAGAAAAGTTATATATAAAGACACAAGAAAGTCGTGATAAAGATAATATAATAGTAAAAACATATAGAGTATTTTTAGGCGAAGAAAACAATAAAATAAGAGAAGAATTAGTTTCAGAAAATAAGTATAAAATAAAAAAATAA
- a CDS encoding efflux RND transporter periplasmic adaptor subunit: MSFFKKFKNKKVAIAVGVILLASLSVGITYINKNSNSSLAEENYVETYTIADNEKIFINGVILPTKSKDFTLPSEDEISKLNVTNGKIVKEGDLLFTVKNEDVLNEIDLLKAQITELKNASTENDPLIESEINKLEAQVSALNKKAYINTTAPFAGKVYFNDNGMDSQYSSTITLQSTTFYMKGQTSEEDLSKLQIDDPVSVTVLSTNKKVSGRISSISDRPSTSQSDNISNSSLSYYDINVSFENQEDLVNGFHVQACIEITDNLCKVPTTSILKDENDKPYVFESFDGILKKQIVEIQSQNDEFTVIKGGLDKKDIIVRYPSEEMSEGDLITVDNLEANTEGAQSE; the protein is encoded by the coding sequence ATGTCTTTTTTTAAGAAATTCAAAAACAAAAAAGTTGCAATAGCTGTTGGTGTAATATTATTAGCTTCACTATCAGTAGGCATAACTTACATTAATAAGAATTCTAATAGCTCTTTAGCTGAAGAAAATTATGTAGAAACTTATACTATTGCAGATAATGAAAAAATATTTATAAATGGAGTTATTTTACCAACAAAATCTAAAGACTTTACTCTTCCATCAGAGGATGAAATAAGTAAATTAAACGTTACAAATGGAAAGATTGTTAAAGAAGGAGATCTTTTATTTACAGTAAAAAATGAAGATGTATTAAATGAAATAGATCTATTAAAAGCTCAAATAACTGAACTAAAAAACGCTTCTACTGAAAATGACCCTTTAATAGAATCTGAAATAAATAAATTAGAAGCTCAAGTATCAGCATTAAATAAAAAGGCTTATATAAATACTACTGCTCCATTTGCTGGGAAAGTTTATTTCAATGATAACGGTATGGATTCTCAATATAGTTCAACTATTACGCTTCAAAGTACTACATTTTATATGAAGGGCCAAACAAGTGAAGAAGATTTATCTAAACTTCAAATTGATGACCCCGTTAGTGTAACGGTTTTATCTACAAATAAAAAAGTATCAGGTAGAATTAGCTCAATATCTGATAGACCATCAACTAGCCAAAGTGATAATATATCAAACTCTTCTCTATCTTATTATGATATTAATGTATCATTCGAAAACCAAGAAGATTTAGTTAATGGATTCCATGTACAAGCTTGTATAGAAATAACTGATAACTTATGTAAAGTTCCAACTACTTCTATACTTAAAGATGAAAATGATAAGCCATATGTATTTGAAAGYTTTGATGGAATATTAAAAAAACAAATAGTTGAAATACAAAGTCAAAATGATGAATTTACTGTTATAAAAGGTGGACTTGATAAAAAAGATATTATAGTTAGATACCCATCAGAAGAAATGAGTGAAGGAGATTTAATTACTGTAGATAATTTAGAAGCTAATACTGAAGGTGCACAAAGTGAATAG